Proteins from a single region of Phycisphaeraceae bacterium D3-23:
- a CDS encoding HIT family protein, which yields MPTDPACIFCKIVAGDIPCHKLWEDDRALAFLDVGPLSEGHALIIPKQHYETLDQLPAEDAAAIGAALPALARAILEATGSTAYNIIQNNGAPAGQEVPHVHFHLIPRKPGTDRKDAVPGNGLPSGGWPAEEVDHELASDLVNSIRRHLQG from the coding sequence ATGCCCACCGACCCCGCCTGCATCTTCTGCAAGATCGTCGCCGGCGACATCCCCTGCCACAAGCTGTGGGAAGACGACCGCGCCCTCGCCTTCCTCGACGTCGGCCCACTCAGCGAAGGCCACGCCCTCATCATCCCTAAGCAGCACTACGAAACCCTCGACCAACTCCCCGCCGAGGACGCCGCCGCGATCGGCGCCGCCCTGCCGGCACTCGCCCGCGCGATCCTCGAAGCCACGGGCAGCACGGCCTACAACATCATCCAGAACAACGGCGCCCCCGCAGGCCAGGAAGTCCCCCACGTCCACTTCCACCTCATCCCCCGCAAACCCGGCACCGACCGGAAAGACGCCGTGCCCGGTAACGGCCTGCCGTCAGGTGGTTGGCCGGCGGAGGAGGTGGATCATGAGCTGGCGTCCGACTTGGTGAACTCAATCCGGCGGCATCTACAAGGGTGA
- a CDS encoding type II secretion system F family protein, translated as MPTFQFEALNEAGKPQKGTINAASSEEAIARIRSQGYFPTSVREQKSKKSKSSGGGAAASTKKSGSKKGMDLSINFGGVSKKNLTQFTRQLSTLQDAGLPILRSLAILEQQQKPGLMKNTLAGVHEDVSGGASLSDSMAKHPKAFDKLYTKMIAAGEVGGVLDLILQRLADFLEKAEKLKKRIISAMIYPAAVISIAAVIVLGIMILIVPKFVEIFDDFDTDLPAMTKGLIGFSKWLAGPILPKAKGGNGAMIPGLLWVLLSPIVIYFGLKFLRKTSGGKAFMDRLILWVPILGGLIRKATIAKFTRTLGTLINAGVPILDAIQITSETTSNDVYAKALMKVHDSVRQGDSFAEPLRKAKVCDALVVNMIDVGEETGDLDKMLTKVADNYDEEVDVAVAGLVSLLEPVMVVVLGGIVGFIVISLFLPLVKLMQAVM; from the coding sequence ATGCCAACTTTCCAATTTGAAGCACTGAACGAAGCGGGCAAGCCCCAGAAGGGGACGATCAACGCGGCCTCGAGCGAGGAGGCGATCGCCCGCATCCGAAGCCAGGGCTACTTCCCGACCTCTGTGCGAGAGCAGAAGTCCAAGAAGAGCAAGTCCTCGGGCGGCGGCGCGGCCGCATCGACCAAGAAGTCCGGCTCGAAGAAGGGCATGGACCTGAGCATCAACTTCGGGGGGGTCAGCAAGAAGAACCTCACCCAGTTCACGCGCCAGCTCTCCACACTGCAGGACGCCGGGCTCCCGATCCTCCGCTCGCTTGCGATCCTCGAGCAGCAGCAAAAGCCCGGGCTGATGAAGAACACCCTGGCCGGCGTCCATGAAGACGTCTCGGGCGGTGCGTCGCTCTCCGACTCGATGGCCAAGCACCCAAAGGCCTTCGACAAGCTGTACACCAAGATGATCGCGGCCGGCGAAGTCGGCGGCGTGCTCGACCTGATCCTCCAGCGCCTCGCGGACTTCCTCGAGAAAGCTGAAAAGCTCAAGAAGCGCATCATCTCCGCCATGATCTACCCCGCCGCGGTCATCTCGATCGCCGCGGTGATCGTGCTGGGCATCATGATCCTGATCGTGCCCAAGTTCGTCGAGATCTTTGACGACTTCGACACCGACCTCCCCGCCATGACCAAGGGGCTCATCGGCTTTTCCAAGTGGCTCGCCGGCCCGATCCTGCCCAAGGCCAAGGGCGGCAACGGCGCGATGATCCCCGGGCTCCTCTGGGTCCTGCTCTCGCCCATCGTGATCTACTTCGGCCTCAAGTTCCTACGCAAAACCTCGGGCGGCAAGGCCTTTATGGACCGTCTCATCCTCTGGGTCCCCATCCTCGGCGGGCTCATCCGCAAGGCCACGATCGCCAAGTTCACCCGTACCCTCGGCACGCTCATCAACGCAGGCGTCCCGATCCTCGACGCGATCCAGATCACTTCCGAAACCACCAGCAACGACGTCTACGCCAAAGCGCTCATGAAGGTCCACGACTCGGTCCGGCAAGGTGACTCGTTCGCCGAGCCGCTGCGCAAGGCCAAGGTCTGCGACGCGCTGGTCGTCAACATGATCGACGTCGGCGAAGAAACCGGTGACCTGGACAAGATGCTCACCAAGGTCGCCGACAACTACGACGAAGAGGTCGACGTCGCGGTCGCGGGCCTCGTCTCGCTGCTCGAGCCCGTCATGGTCGTCGTCCTCGGCGGCATCGTCGGCTTCATCGTCATCTCGCTCTTCCTCCCGCTGGTCAAGCTGATGCAGGCGGTGATGTAG